A genomic region of Fundidesulfovibrio terrae contains the following coding sequences:
- a CDS encoding acetolactate decarboxylase translates to MRTRFILGCLLALLAACARHPAPAVYQYAAFDDFAAGQYAGSIPLSALKTHGDFGLGTFSGLDGEMIVLDGTIYRAQADCTLTRPDPATLSPFAELVFFKPEASSSISMPGDSAALGKWLNARLPEGSFAAVRVKATIKHLKIRSVAGFTPPYPALGDALKSMNIRDLTDATGTIVGLRGPAQPTGVWVPGWHFHFVSADGKTGGHVLNAEGIEGDAAWMSSTRYELELPPPAPGRP, encoded by the coding sequence GTGCGCACACGTTTCATCCTTGGCTGCCTTCTGGCCCTTCTCGCCGCCTGCGCCCGGCACCCGGCCCCGGCCGTCTACCAGTACGCCGCGTTCGACGATTTCGCGGCCGGGCAGTACGCCGGGAGCATCCCCCTTTCGGCCTTGAAAACCCACGGCGACTTCGGCCTGGGCACCTTTAGCGGCCTGGACGGCGAGATGATCGTGCTGGACGGGACCATCTACCGCGCCCAAGCGGACTGCACGCTCACCCGTCCGGATCCCGCCACCCTCTCCCCCTTCGCGGAGCTGGTCTTCTTCAAGCCCGAGGCGTCGTCCTCCATCTCCATGCCCGGCGACTCGGCCGCGCTGGGCAAATGGCTGAACGCCAGACTCCCCGAGGGGAGCTTCGCCGCCGTGCGCGTCAAGGCCACCATCAAGCACCTCAAGATCCGCAGCGTGGCCGGGTTCACGCCCCCCTACCCGGCCCTGGGCGATGCCCTGAAATCCATGAACATCCGGGACCTGACGGACGCCACGGGCACCATCGTCGGGCTTCGCGGCCCGGCGCAGCCCACGGGCGTATGGGTGCCGGGCTGGCACTTCCACTTCGTGAGCGCCGACGGCAAGACCGGCGGGCACGTGTTGAACGCGGAAGGCATCGAAGGAGACGCGGCCTGGATGTCATCGACGCGCTACGAGCTTGAGCTGCCGCCCCCCGCTCCCGGCCGGCCCTGA
- a CDS encoding amino acid ABC transporter substrate-binding protein, with product MRLFSLIACALLLAASPCLAGDTSTTVKSRGLVRCGVASDVPGFAVRDASGRWAGLDVDFCHAVAAAVLGDPAKVSFLPLATSARFTALMAREVDLLSRNTTWSLSREAMLGVEFSGPMLFTGLAFMVPAMAAGGGLKGLDGATVGAVRGTTHVQNLDEMAVTHGMRFKIVLYDSVEQARDAFFAGQCQALSEDAVLLAAFRSQAPGGPDEYTILPERLSKEPISPAVLRGDAQWSLTVKCVLAALITAEECAITREAAANGVTPSSNPAGALFLRRADALAKPLGLEPGWALRAIRAVGNYGEIYERNLGSGSPLKLERGVNRLWSRGGLLFAPPF from the coding sequence ATGCGCCTTTTCAGCCTGATCGCCTGCGCGCTGCTTCTCGCGGCCTCGCCGTGCCTGGCTGGCGACACGTCCACCACCGTCAAGAGCCGGGGGCTCGTGCGCTGCGGAGTGGCCAGCGATGTCCCGGGCTTCGCAGTCCGGGACGCATCCGGGCGTTGGGCGGGTTTGGATGTGGATTTCTGCCACGCCGTGGCCGCGGCCGTCCTGGGCGACCCGGCCAAGGTCTCCTTCCTGCCCCTGGCTACGTCCGCCCGGTTCACGGCGCTCATGGCCCGGGAGGTGGACCTGCTCTCGCGCAACACCACCTGGAGCCTGAGCCGCGAGGCCATGCTGGGGGTGGAATTCTCCGGCCCCATGCTCTTCACCGGACTGGCTTTCATGGTCCCGGCCATGGCGGCGGGCGGCGGGCTCAAAGGGCTGGACGGGGCCACGGTGGGCGCGGTCAGGGGAACGACGCACGTCCAGAACCTGGACGAAATGGCCGTGACCCATGGGATGCGCTTCAAGATCGTGCTCTACGACTCCGTGGAGCAGGCCCGCGACGCCTTCTTCGCCGGCCAGTGCCAGGCATTGTCCGAGGACGCCGTGCTGCTGGCGGCCTTTCGCTCCCAGGCCCCCGGAGGCCCTGACGAATACACCATCCTGCCCGAGCGTCTCTCCAAGGAGCCCATATCCCCGGCGGTGCTGCGCGGCGACGCCCAGTGGAGCCTGACCGTCAAGTGCGTGCTGGCTGCCCTGATAACCGCCGAGGAATGCGCCATCACCAGGGAGGCGGCGGCGAACGGCGTCACCCCCTCGTCCAATCCGGCCGGGGCGCTGTTTTTGCGACGCGCCGACGCCCTGGCCAAGCCTCTTGGGCTGGAGCCCGGCTGGGCGCTCAGGGCCATCCGGGCCGTGGGCAACTACGGCGAAATATACGAGCGCAACCTGGGGTCAGGGAGCCCGCTCAAGCTCGAGCGCGGCGTGAACAGGCTGTGGAGCCGGGGGGGCCTTCTGTTCGCCCCGCCCTTCTAG
- a CDS encoding bifunctional helix-turn-helix domain-containing protein/methylated-DNA--[protein]-cysteine S-methyltransferase, translated as MTTPEQQSKAYETVAEAIRYVRGHARVQPTLEDVAAHVSLSPHHLQRVFSAWAGISPKRFLQFLTKQSARELLRASRDVLRVSTETGLSGPGRLHDLMVSCEAMTPGEVGALGAGTAIAYGFSESPFGRFLAGATPRGVCHLRFVAQGEDEAAEAELRAEWPRAAFIRDDAQARALSGEMFGDMPGTGDAQRSPLRVLLKGTNFQIKVWEALLRIAPGQVTSYSGLASAMGMASSHRAVAGAVAKNPVAFLIPCHRVIRESGDFNQYRWGIERKTALLAWEHGLNLQADDSRQHSRLPSSG; from the coding sequence ATGACGACGCCGGAACAGCAGTCCAAAGCCTACGAAACCGTGGCCGAGGCCATCCGCTACGTGCGCGGCCACGCCCGGGTCCAGCCCACCCTCGAGGACGTGGCCGCCCACGTGAGCCTCAGCCCCCACCACCTGCAGCGGGTCTTCTCCGCTTGGGCGGGCATCTCCCCCAAGCGGTTCCTACAGTTCCTGACCAAGCAGAGCGCCAGGGAGCTCTTGCGAGCCTCCCGCGACGTGCTGCGCGTCTCGACGGAAACCGGCCTGTCCGGGCCCGGGCGGCTGCACGACCTGATGGTCTCCTGCGAGGCCATGACCCCGGGCGAGGTCGGGGCTCTCGGAGCGGGCACCGCCATCGCGTACGGATTCTCGGAATCCCCGTTCGGGCGCTTTTTGGCTGGGGCGACCCCGCGCGGCGTGTGCCACCTGCGCTTCGTCGCGCAGGGGGAGGATGAGGCCGCCGAAGCGGAGCTTCGCGCCGAGTGGCCGCGTGCCGCGTTCATCCGCGACGACGCCCAGGCCCGCGCGCTTTCCGGCGAGATGTTCGGGGACATGCCCGGAACCGGTGACGCCCAGCGTTCTCCCCTGCGGGTGCTCCTCAAGGGCACCAACTTCCAGATCAAGGTGTGGGAGGCGCTCCTGCGCATCGCCCCGGGGCAGGTGACCTCCTACTCCGGGCTGGCCTCGGCCATGGGCATGGCCTCCTCGCACCGGGCCGTGGCCGGAGCAGTGGCGAAGAATCCCGTGGCCTTTCTCATTCCCTGCCACAGGGTGATCCGCGAAAGCGGCGATTTCAACCAGTACCGCTGGGGCATCGAACGCAAAACAGCCCTGTTGGCCTGGGAGCACGGCCTGAATCTGCAGGCGGATGACTCCCGGCAACATTCCCGCCTGCCCTCTTCCGGTTAA
- a CDS encoding HD-GYP domain-containing protein, with translation MRLFDMVGCLSSAMDLVSPEVAGHHIRVGAVAFKLGETVGLPGQRCADLALAGMLHDMGAFALKDRLSTLAFESDDQTHPEIGYRLLLSYPEFASAAGLVRSHHAAWNNDSRPKTVFLPDLELGNLLCLADRVETLLPRSPGESVDRDFILARIRSGTGRMFNPWWVDALEELVDTGFLEQVSESDAIDLRMTIPDENNPLLGGKDVSRLARLFSQVIDFRCRFTATHSRGVSATSMAIAHELRMSGDNRDALEVASELHDLGKLGVPNEIIMKPAALDEKETATMQRHAEHGYNALSAAPGLEEVAELVGQHHERLDGTGYPHGLKGARIGLASRVLAVSDVFTAMGEDRPYRAGIELHKIVESLQELADRKALDPDVVSTVSARRHDLDGIRRHAQAQALKDFDHFSGTLAP, from the coding sequence ATGCGTCTTTTCGATATGGTCGGGTGTCTGTCCAGCGCCATGGACCTGGTCAGCCCCGAAGTGGCCGGGCACCACATCCGCGTGGGGGCCGTGGCCTTCAAGCTCGGCGAGACCGTGGGCCTGCCGGGCCAGCGTTGCGCCGATCTTGCCCTGGCGGGCATGCTTCACGACATGGGCGCCTTCGCCCTCAAGGACCGCCTCTCCACCCTGGCCTTCGAATCCGACGACCAGACCCACCCCGAGATCGGCTACCGCCTGCTTCTCAGCTATCCCGAATTCGCCAGCGCCGCCGGGCTGGTGCGCAGCCACCACGCCGCCTGGAACAACGACAGCCGGCCCAAGACCGTCTTCCTGCCCGACCTGGAGCTGGGCAACCTGCTCTGCCTGGCCGACCGCGTGGAGACGCTGCTGCCCAGGTCTCCCGGCGAAAGCGTGGACCGCGACTTCATCCTGGCCAGGATACGCTCGGGCACGGGCCGCATGTTCAACCCCTGGTGGGTGGACGCCCTGGAAGAGTTGGTGGACACCGGCTTTCTCGAGCAGGTGTCGGAGTCCGACGCCATCGACCTGCGCATGACCATCCCAGACGAGAACAACCCGTTGCTCGGGGGCAAGGACGTCTCCCGCCTGGCGCGGCTCTTCAGCCAGGTGATCGACTTCCGCTGCCGTTTCACCGCCACCCATTCGCGCGGCGTCTCGGCCACGTCCATGGCCATCGCCCACGAGCTGCGCATGAGCGGCGACAACCGCGACGCCCTTGAGGTGGCCAGCGAGCTGCACGACCTGGGCAAGCTGGGCGTCCCCAACGAGATCATCATGAAACCCGCCGCCCTGGACGAGAAGGAGACGGCCACCATGCAGCGCCACGCCGAGCACGGCTACAACGCCTTAAGCGCCGCGCCGGGGCTTGAGGAAGTGGCCGAGCTGGTGGGACAGCACCACGAGCGCCTGGACGGCACGGGCTATCCGCACGGGCTCAAGGGCGCAAGGATCGGGCTGGCCTCGCGGGTGCTGGCCGTGTCGGACGTGTTCACCGCCATGGGCGAGGACCGCCCCTACCGCGCGGGCATCGAGCTGCACAAGATCGTCGAGTCCCTCCAGGAACTGGCCGACCGCAAGGCCCTGGATCCCGACGTGGTCAGCACTGTGTCCGCCAGACGTCACGATCTGGACGGGATCCGGCGCCACGCCCAGGCGCAAGCCCTCAAAGATTTCGATCACTTCTCCGGGACTCTTGCCCCCTAG
- a CDS encoding MogA/MoaB family molybdenum cofactor biosynthesis protein: MNASMLLAVTQDTTILPGQRVFISSGAPSGGLAPVLPAVGALPELGAGTYLGRQDAIPLFQVAGRMRWPEGGAAPAMDVILADALDEVYLPTGAASFKAWTGGYSLAWVTLSDKGSAGLRDDSSGPLIGDMVAAELGLSVIQGHILPDDQRRLKALLMDLALTQRFDIVVTTGGTGVGPRDITPEATQAVIEKRLPGFEAAMTLAGIQSTPRAVISRAVAGFLGGCLVVNLPGSPKGVRETLAAILPAMEHALEKCHGDQSDCGAG, translated from the coding sequence ATGAACGCCTCGATGCTTCTCGCCGTGACCCAGGATACGACCATCCTTCCGGGCCAGCGCGTCTTCATCTCTTCGGGGGCTCCCTCGGGGGGCCTCGCGCCTGTTCTGCCCGCCGTGGGCGCGCTGCCGGAGCTCGGCGCGGGGACCTACCTGGGCAGGCAGGACGCCATTCCGCTCTTCCAGGTGGCCGGGCGCATGCGCTGGCCCGAGGGCGGCGCGGCCCCGGCCATGGACGTGATCCTGGCCGACGCCCTGGACGAGGTCTACCTGCCCACCGGCGCGGCTAGCTTCAAGGCCTGGACGGGCGGCTACAGCCTGGCCTGGGTGACGCTCTCCGACAAGGGCTCGGCGGGCCTGCGCGACGACTCCTCGGGGCCGCTCATCGGCGACATGGTGGCGGCGGAGCTGGGGCTTTCGGTGATCCAGGGGCACATCCTGCCCGACGACCAGCGCCGCCTGAAGGCGCTGCTCATGGACCTGGCCCTGACCCAGCGCTTCGACATCGTGGTCACCACCGGCGGCACGGGGGTGGGCCCGCGCGACATCACCCCCGAGGCCACCCAGGCGGTGATCGAGAAGCGCCTGCCCGGCTTCGAGGCGGCCATGACCCTGGCTGGGATACAATCCACGCCCAGGGCGGTGATCTCCCGGGCGGTGGCGGGCTTTCTGGGCGGCTGCCTGGTGGTCAACCTGCCCGGTTCCCCCAAGGGCGTGCGCGAGACGCTGGCCGCCATCCTTCCGGCCATGGAGCATGCCCTGGAGAAATGCCACGGGGACCAGTCCGACTGCGGCGCGGGCTAG
- a CDS encoding UvrD-helicase domain-containing protein yields MDQYRADLHVHSRFSRATSKGLTPRHLAAWARAKGIDVVATGDFTHPAWLEELKDLLAPDGQGLLHLKDPTGLEPEIPWLTDYPLPGRAKFILSAEISSIYKRGGKVRKVHNLVYVPTFEAAEKLNEKLSRVGNLASDGRPILGLDSRHLLEMVLETDPLAFLVPAHIWTPWFSIFGSKSGFDSVEECFGSYAQHIFALETGLSSDPEMNWLNSSLDRYRLISNSDAHSGEKLGREANLFSGPVSYEGIYRALRGEGVGHDFLGTVEFFPEEGKYHMDGHLACGVVMDPHETKAKRGICPVCGKPLTVGVLHRVLDLADREQPVRPQGQPGFVSLIPLSEVLGEIHGVGAGSKKVQASMARLLGKLGPELHILSDAPLEDIAKESAVLAEAVGRMRRGEVFRQPGFDGQYGRIRVFSPEELTRLTRGTALVSSPAGSRNSPGSKKAGKAKAAGNTAEPADISGDTGAGAPPAVAPVVALAALNGRQHHAATSKDPRLLVLAGPGTGKTHTLMARIRHLLDTGADPRSLLVVTFTRRAAQELQERLGEAPVRADTLHALAHEYWTEAYGEKPVLLSEEAARRLFAEVNPELTGPKLKQAWQQLTLDRERMRRRPLPVWPKAPGEARDIPGEAADKTRGGALGAASAPNIRSGTPSAPLPAASPGTSAGTSGQPGSGTGTGATPAQPPTPEDHAARYAKQKASWNLADYTDLLEFWLEKIEAGIYESGFKHVLVDEVQDLSPLQLSIIRALSDGPLRTFFGIGDPNQSIYGFRGAVSDVARELQGFWRELVIVTLDENYRSTQAVLDLAHGLFPRSTRLTARRVRDQGEIMEFTAPQALREVSWMGEKIRQLLGPTSLTLTKGHGPVLSPGDIAILVRFKGLMDPIQKALNRYGVPCSVPEAEAFWADSRVKAILNAAGRFLGMAGMEGALTLACPDRVLAKGPKEIAFYLRDVPPFDHLFWQSPEFGELVDGYSRHGGWAGLLTFVNAQSELELVGRRSEKVRIMSLHAAKGLEFEVVFLPSLEDGILPFAGMGMLTGKLSPAEAPPDEAEEERLFYVGLTRAKSRLYLSHAEKRELYGRLLMLKPSRFLKKLDLDEARRSHLVARTVRKEKQLDLI; encoded by the coding sequence ATGGATCAATACCGGGCCGACCTCCACGTACATTCGCGTTTCTCCAGGGCCACCAGCAAGGGCCTGACCCCGAGGCATCTGGCCGCGTGGGCCAGGGCCAAGGGCATCGATGTGGTGGCCACCGGGGACTTCACCCATCCCGCCTGGCTCGAGGAGCTCAAGGACCTGCTGGCCCCCGACGGCCAGGGCCTGCTGCACCTCAAGGACCCCACGGGCCTGGAGCCGGAAATCCCCTGGCTCACCGACTACCCCCTGCCGGGGCGCGCCAAGTTCATCCTCTCGGCCGAGATCAGCTCCATCTACAAGCGCGGCGGCAAGGTCCGCAAAGTCCACAACCTGGTCTACGTGCCCACCTTCGAGGCGGCCGAAAAACTCAACGAAAAACTTTCGCGCGTGGGCAACCTGGCCTCCGACGGCCGCCCCATCCTGGGCCTGGACAGCCGCCACCTGCTGGAGATGGTGCTAGAGACCGATCCGCTGGCCTTCCTGGTGCCCGCCCACATCTGGACCCCCTGGTTCTCCATCTTCGGCTCCAAGTCGGGCTTCGACTCGGTGGAAGAGTGCTTCGGCAGCTACGCCCAGCACATCTTCGCCCTGGAGACGGGGCTCTCCTCCGACCCGGAGATGAACTGGCTCAACTCGAGCCTGGACCGCTACCGGCTCATCTCCAACTCCGACGCGCACTCGGGGGAGAAGCTGGGGCGCGAGGCCAACCTGTTCTCCGGCCCGGTCTCCTACGAGGGCATCTACCGGGCCCTCCGGGGCGAGGGCGTGGGGCACGATTTCCTGGGCACCGTGGAGTTCTTCCCCGAGGAAGGCAAATACCACATGGACGGCCACCTGGCCTGCGGCGTGGTCATGGACCCCCACGAAACCAAGGCCAAACGCGGCATCTGCCCGGTGTGCGGCAAGCCCCTCACCGTGGGCGTGCTGCACCGGGTGCTGGACCTGGCCGACCGCGAGCAGCCCGTGCGGCCCCAGGGCCAGCCGGGATTCGTCTCGCTCATACCCTTGAGCGAAGTACTGGGCGAGATCCACGGCGTCGGCGCCGGCTCCAAGAAGGTCCAGGCGTCCATGGCCCGGCTGCTCGGCAAGCTCGGGCCGGAGTTGCACATCCTATCGGATGCGCCGCTGGAGGACATCGCCAAGGAGTCCGCCGTGCTGGCCGAGGCCGTGGGGCGCATGCGCCGGGGCGAGGTGTTCCGCCAACCCGGATTCGACGGGCAGTACGGGCGCATCCGGGTGTTCAGCCCTGAGGAGCTGACGCGGCTTACGCGCGGCACGGCCCTGGTGAGTTCCCCGGCGGGTTCCCGGAACTCCCCGGGCTCGAAAAAGGCCGGAAAGGCGAAGGCAGCCGGGAACACAGCCGAACCGGCGGATATTTCGGGGGATACCGGGGCGGGCGCGCCACCGGCCGTCGCACCGGTCGTTGCCCTGGCCGCGCTCAACGGCCGCCAGCACCATGCGGCCACCTCCAAGGACCCGCGTCTACTTGTGCTGGCCGGTCCCGGCACGGGCAAGACCCACACCCTCATGGCCCGCATCCGCCACCTGCTCGACACAGGAGCCGACCCGCGCAGCCTGCTGGTGGTCACCTTCACCCGGCGCGCCGCCCAGGAACTCCAAGAACGCCTGGGCGAGGCTCCGGTGCGCGCCGACACCCTGCACGCCCTGGCCCACGAGTACTGGACCGAAGCCTACGGGGAGAAACCGGTGCTGCTCTCCGAGGAGGCCGCCCGCAGGCTCTTCGCCGAGGTCAACCCGGAACTCACCGGCCCCAAGCTCAAACAGGCCTGGCAGCAGCTCACCCTGGACCGCGAGCGCATGCGCCGCCGCCCCCTGCCCGTGTGGCCCAAAGCCCCCGGGGAGGCCCGGGACATCCCGGGAGAGGCGGCCGACAAAACGCGCGGCGGGGCCTTGGGCGCTGCCTCCGCGCCGAACATCCGGTCCGGGACTCCGTCCGCCCCGCTTCCGGCCGCATCTCCCGGAACATCCGCCGGAACTTCAGGCCAGCCCGGAAGCGGCACCGGGACAGGGGCCACCCCGGCCCAGCCCCCCACTCCCGAGGATCACGCCGCGCGTTACGCCAAGCAGAAGGCCTCCTGGAACCTGGCCGACTACACCGACCTGCTGGAATTCTGGCTGGAGAAGATCGAGGCGGGCATCTACGAATCCGGGTTCAAGCACGTGCTGGTGGACGAGGTGCAGGACCTCTCGCCCCTGCAGCTGTCCATCATCCGGGCCCTGTCCGACGGCCCCCTGCGCACCTTCTTCGGCATCGGCGACCCCAACCAGTCCATCTACGGCTTCCGGGGCGCGGTCAGCGACGTGGCCCGCGAGCTCCAGGGATTCTGGCGCGAGCTCGTCATCGTCACCCTGGACGAGAACTACCGCTCCACCCAGGCCGTGCTGGACTTGGCCCACGGCCTGTTCCCGCGCTCGACGCGCCTCACCGCCAGGCGCGTCCGGGACCAGGGCGAGATCATGGAGTTCACCGCGCCCCAGGCGTTGCGCGAGGTCTCCTGGATGGGGGAAAAGATCAGGCAGCTGCTCGGCCCCACGTCGCTCACCCTGACCAAGGGCCACGGACCCGTTCTTTCGCCCGGAGACATCGCCATCCTGGTGCGTTTCAAAGGGCTCATGGACCCCATCCAGAAGGCGCTCAACCGCTACGGCGTGCCCTGCTCCGTGCCCGAGGCCGAAGCCTTCTGGGCGGATTCGCGGGTGAAGGCCATCCTGAACGCCGCCGGGCGCTTCCTGGGCATGGCCGGCATGGAGGGCGCGCTCACCCTGGCCTGCCCGGACCGGGTGCTGGCCAAGGGCCCCAAGGAGATCGCCTTCTACCTTCGCGACGTGCCGCCCTTCGACCACCTCTTCTGGCAGAGCCCCGAATTCGGCGAACTGGTGGACGGCTACTCCAGGCACGGCGGCTGGGCAGGGCTCCTGACCTTCGTCAACGCCCAGAGCGAGCTCGAGCTCGTGGGGCGCAGGTCCGAGAAGGTGCGCATCATGAGCCTGCACGCGGCCAAGGGGTTGGAGTTCGAGGTGGTGTTTTTGCCGTCGCTGGAGGACGGCATCCTGCCTTTCGCGGGCATGGGCATGCTCACGGGAAAGCTCTCCCCGGCCGAGGCCCCGCCCGACGAGGCCGAGGAGGAGCGCCTGTTCTACGTGGGGCTCACCCGGGCCAAGTCGCGCCTGTACTTGAGCCACGCCGAGAAGCGCGAGCTCTACGGCAGGCTGCTCATGCTCAAGCCCTCACGGTTTTTGAAGAAGCTCGACCTGGACGAGGCCCGGCGCTCCCACTTGGTGGCCCGCACCGTGCGCAAGGAAAAGCAGCTGGACCTGATCTGA
- a CDS encoding N-acyl homoserine lactonase family protein, whose amino-acid sequence MSQTYTIHPIVAGSKRFDKGFMTYQQQMGTPYVIPLYAWLILGGDKKILVDTGELKPIVSPDREEFIGAKIETIEEGLGRFGLTPEDIDIVIHTHLHRDHCENDYKFVNAKFYVHEKELEVVHDPHPMDYRYQEDFILDVEESGQIVALTGDTEVVPGIKMIHTPAHTEGTMSVLVDTAKGKALITGFCCILENFYPPKEVKGLGMEVIPPSTCLDIKQAYDIVLKCRDMADIIIPIHEPKFAREGQIG is encoded by the coding sequence ATGTCCCAGACCTACACCATCCACCCCATCGTGGCCGGTTCCAAGCGCTTCGACAAAGGCTTCATGACCTATCAGCAGCAGATGGGCACGCCCTATGTGATCCCCCTGTACGCCTGGCTGATCCTTGGCGGCGACAAGAAGATCCTGGTGGACACCGGGGAGCTTAAGCCCATCGTCAGCCCGGACCGCGAGGAGTTCATCGGGGCCAAAATCGAGACCATCGAGGAAGGGCTGGGGCGCTTCGGCCTGACCCCGGAAGACATAGACATCGTCATCCACACCCATCTGCATCGCGACCACTGCGAGAACGACTACAAGTTCGTCAACGCCAAGTTCTACGTGCACGAGAAGGAGCTGGAGGTGGTCCACGACCCGCACCCCATGGACTACCGCTACCAGGAGGACTTCATCCTGGACGTGGAGGAGAGCGGGCAGATCGTTGCCTTGACCGGAGACACCGAGGTGGTCCCGGGCATCAAGATGATCCACACCCCGGCCCACACCGAGGGCACCATGAGCGTGCTGGTGGACACAGCCAAGGGCAAGGCCCTCATCACCGGGTTCTGCTGCATCCTGGAGAACTTCTACCCGCCCAAGGAAGTCAAGGGGTTGGGCATGGAAGTGATCCCGCCCTCCACCTGCCTGGACATCAAGCAGGCCTACGACATCGTGCTCAAGTGCCGGGACATGGCGGACATCATCATCCCCATCCACGAGCCGAAATTCGCCCGTGAAGGGCAGATCGGGTAG
- a CDS encoding SLC13 family permease produces MPEIHAYAIYAVFGAVIACIALNLMDMTLAALLGLCALTLLGIVNQPDVMRAVAASEGALSLLFGGMVVARVLAPTGIFENAGTRMLILTRGSGRRFLLYLTVLVSVVCAILPNATAVILVAPIIIRVCRELDVDIAGPMILTAMLSNAAGLLTLVGDPATFLVGQAVGLSFTEYLGKVSLGGVLAIAVLVPLMPLLFGKVWRTRRELPPGLAPAPIERPSFCAFAVLALAFMVGMFLVGESMPTPVIPPAAAIMGASLALLAIQSSKVEPMENVFKDIDWKTLIFIFCMMCYVEEITKTGILAGFSRSLHGAFGDNLLLAGFVLLGCIGLASGFLANIPVVAAAVLMTKGYFVLLNMVPEEALGASFTDWPDTSLPVFVAMMFGGTLGGNATLIGSSANLVSVGICGANGRPVRFVEFLRYGVPVACCQLAASAAYVWMLSKTL; encoded by the coding sequence ATGCCCGAGATACACGCCTATGCCATCTACGCAGTCTTCGGAGCGGTCATCGCGTGCATCGCCCTAAACCTGATGGACATGACCCTGGCCGCTCTCTTGGGGCTTTGCGCGCTGACCCTGCTCGGCATCGTCAACCAGCCGGACGTCATGCGCGCCGTGGCCGCTTCCGAGGGGGCCCTCTCGCTTCTCTTCGGCGGCATGGTGGTGGCGCGGGTGCTCGCGCCCACGGGCATCTTCGAAAACGCCGGGACGCGCATGCTCATCCTGACCCGGGGCAGCGGCAGGAGGTTCCTCCTGTATCTCACGGTGCTCGTCTCCGTGGTGTGCGCCATCCTGCCCAACGCCACGGCGGTGATTCTCGTCGCCCCCATCATCATCCGGGTCTGCCGGGAGCTGGACGTGGACATCGCGGGCCCGATGATCCTGACGGCCATGCTCAGCAACGCAGCGGGGCTGCTCACCCTGGTGGGGGACCCGGCCACATTCCTGGTGGGCCAGGCCGTGGGCCTAAGCTTCACTGAATATCTCGGGAAGGTCAGCCTGGGGGGCGTGCTGGCCATCGCCGTGCTGGTGCCGCTGATGCCGCTGCTTTTCGGCAAGGTGTGGCGAACCAGGCGGGAACTGCCCCCCGGACTGGCCCCGGCCCCCATCGAACGCCCGTCCTTCTGCGCCTTCGCCGTCCTGGCCCTGGCCTTCATGGTGGGCATGTTCCTGGTGGGGGAGAGCATGCCGACCCCGGTGATTCCCCCGGCGGCGGCCATCATGGGGGCGAGCCTGGCGCTCCTGGCCATCCAGTCGTCAAAGGTGGAGCCCATGGAGAACGTGTTCAAGGACATCGACTGGAAGACGCTCATCTTCATCTTCTGCATGATGTGCTACGTGGAGGAGATCACCAAGACCGGCATCCTGGCGGGATTCTCCCGGTCCCTGCACGGGGCGTTCGGGGACAACCTGCTGCTGGCCGGATTCGTGCTGCTGGGGTGCATCGGGCTCGCATCGGGATTCTTGGCCAACATCCCGGTGGTGGCCGCGGCGGTGCTCATGACCAAGGGCTATTTCGTGCTGCTGAACATGGTGCCGGAGGAGGCTCTTGGCGCGTCCTTCACGGACTGGCCGGACACGTCGCTGCCGGTGTTCGTGGCCATGATGTTCGGGGGGACGCTGGGCGGAAACGCCACGCTCATAGGTTCGTCGGCCAACCTGGTGAGCGTGGGCATCTGCGGGGCCAACGGACGTCCGGTGCGCTTCGTGGAGTTCTTGCGCTACGGCGTGCCCGTCGCGTGCTGCCAGCTGGCGGCCTCGGCGGCCTACGTCTGGATGCTCTCCAAAACGCTCTAG